One genomic segment of Hordeum vulgare subsp. vulgare chromosome 2H, MorexV3_pseudomolecules_assembly, whole genome shotgun sequence includes these proteins:
- the LOC123430186 gene encoding uncharacterized protein LOC123430186: protein MGRYLSFLLLLGVALALAGPANGDMAAAFASTAAAYSIDTAVRQRMSQSSMKLEEGVDPELSIDLEVHRRVLAGISPGALNRNRPACPGACPAPGGSYTNRGCQKKYQCRG from the coding sequence ATGGGCAGATACCTCTCTTTTCTACTACTCCTCGGCGTCGCGCTTGCGCTCGCCGGCCCGGCCAATGGCGACATGGCGGCGGCGTTCGCCAGTACGGCGGCGGCGTACAGCATCGACACGGCGGTGCGGCAGCGGATGTCGCAGTCGTCCATGAAGCTTGAGGAAGGCGTGGACCCTGAGCTCAGTATCGACCTGGAGGTGCACCGCCGCGTCCTCGCCGGCATCAGCCCCGGTGCCCTGAACCGCAACAGGCCCGCCTGCCCCGGCGCGTGCCCGGCGCCCGGAGGGTCGTACACCAACCGAGGATGCCAGAAGAAGTACCAGTGCCGTGGCTGA